The nucleotide window tgcaggcctcttTTTTGGCCCTGCATGGTTGTCTTTAAGCCACAGCAGGATGGCTATGCCATGGCCCCACAGGTTTCTCTTCTGGCTGCAGCGCTAGCAGCATCTCTTCTTCTCTTCGACCaggaagtaaaataaaaaatcatgtgatgggagcgaccggcctATCGGGGAAAGCCCGATCCTCCGATAGGGCAATCTACTCCTGGCCAAAGGTGCTTAAGATGCTACAGTAGGAGCAGAATTACAGCTCCTGCCATTTACTGTAACGGGGTTTGCCCCTTTTCAAATTCTaagtgaaacatagaaatgacggcagaagaagaccaaatggcccatccagtctgcccagcaagctttcacacttttttttttctctcacatacttatctgtttctcttggctcttactaacctttttttattctgtttccttccaccattaatgtagagagcaatgttggaactgcatctaagtgaaatatcttaattagttaggggtattaaccatcgcaataagcaagctacacccatgcttatccttttatccagactatgtaattcagtccttgttggttgttgcctgaatatagatcctcctttcttcattcccccctgccgatgaagcagagagccatgctggctatgcattgaaagtgaagtatcagtcttgctcctctgccgttgaagcagagagctatgctggatatgtgtgaagtgtcagattttctcccctgccgttgaagcagagagctatgctggatatgcttgaagtatcagtcttgctcccctgccgttgaagcagagagctatgctggctttgtattgaaagtaaagtatcagactttctcccctgccgttgaagcagagagctatgctggatatgctttgaaAGTAATAAAGTCAGGCTGCCTCAAAATCTTGtcgcctgaagcggccgcctcaccctgcttcaTTATGGAACTGCCCCTGAATCAGGATCTAAAATCAGGGAAAATTAAAAGCAGCCGCTGCTAGTTGTGAAATCTCCTTCAGTTTTGGAGAATAAACAGTTAATATGCTGGTGCTCTAGCTATGCATCAAATGACATTTCTGCATCATTTCACAGTGCTTTCTGATTAATCAAAATGAAGGATTATTTTTTAGCCATTTTCTAAATGGTTTTGATACATTTTCCGAGTATGTTGAGTTGTCGGGTTCAATACTTAATCAGATCTTAAACtgcagtttcttttcttttagcaTCTTTTTCAAACGTGCATCAACCTTCAGATACAGCTTTGGTTATTTACTTCATAAGCATTGCTACTCAAGCTGCAGCTCTGaagtcatagtaacatagtaataaatcaaatgaaggcagaaaaagaccaaagtgGCCCATGAAATTTGCCTGTTGTGACTTTTCCACTCTGGGTAAATGAACATATAAACTCCTAACTCAACGTatcaccagcccccccccccaatgtctttTTATTGAACTTGGAGCCCATTTCCTACTACTGCCCCCATATCAGTCTTAAGCATGCCCACAGTCTTAAAATACTTGCCTCCACTATGTCCACTGCTAGGCCGTCTTCTTCCATGATTCTTAcaagagcagcactatatctaaCACCCAGGTGCCATTCCATGTCTTTCTAAAGTTTCCAATAATCCAGCATACATATGAGACTTCCTTCCGGAAAAAGTCAAAGCTTGGCTGTTTAACCACGCCTTCCCCATTACTCTACCACAGAGACTCATCCTAGCCTACCAGAAGTCTTCCTGACCTCAGATCCTTGAAGGTTTGCCTGGGCTTCCTCTATCCACCTAAATTTCTGTCACACTGTTGGTGTTTTAacttatttctttattatatagatatatacacaacTTACACCCAATGTACCCATTCCTTATTCCTAACTGTTGTAGTCCTTATATATTTACTAGAAATCTACCTTATATTTGTTTATCATATCCATATACATCCATTATTTATGAACTCATTGTCTTGCCACTTTATTATCTGCCTTGGAcctacctttaggaaaaggtagaatatcaaatgcttaaaaataaataaaataaaataaacaaataaagctACCAAAGCTATTGAAGCCATCGTTTAAAACATCTAGCCTTTTGATGTGTGTTGaagtttttgttttcaccatGGCTTCTCCATGCATGTTATCTGATGCTTTCTTAGAAAGCTGATGCCGACATGTCATTGCCATTTTGATTGTAACCACCACATTGTGCAGTTTACCCCACTACTTTCTTGGAAGGCCCTATGCAGTCATATCACTGCTGTTAGGGCTGTACTGCTGCCCTATGCAGGTTACTCATTGGCTACTCCTATGTCCTGCGGTGCCATTAGGTCTTGCTTCCATCAGTGTGGTTTTATAGCAGAATTTTATAACATCTTAGAATTGAATGATATCTATATTTTAAGGTTATGAAGAAAATTGCTTATGTGTCTCTTTAAGGCAgtacttcccaaacctgtcctggggacaccaccacagccagtcaggttttcagaatattcgcaaagaatatgcctgagataaatttgcattcaatagagattcagtatatgcagatttatctcatgcatattcattgtggatatcctaaaaacctgactggctgtgtggtcctcaggacaggtttggggaagcCCTGTTTTAATGATTAGATCCACTGCTTTTAAGGTTTTTTGAGCAATATGCAGACATtgggggaaaaagcacaggactgcttctatagccaagttcaaaagcaaaacacattcaagcagcactgtctgaattatcaagaaggctgcttacCCCGTAAAATTGTTTCTAGCAGTAACTGTAttataggtttgacagttgcttggttttgaatgtaaatattacaacccttaacataaggcttggggggtaacctgcatggagcggcagttgctaccataataaacttgctgggcagcccAGATGGACCAGTTGGTGATTTTCTGTCATTGTTACTATGTAATAAACATTGAATATGAATGTCCtaaatgttttaatatattgTTAGTATTGTTACAAGGATGGACAGACctactttgatttttttctttttcttatagtGGAAGACCAAGTATTCAAAACTTATTCTCAGAGAAGCTAGCAAGGTATCTGAAGAGCTGCATCAAGAGGTTCAAAACGCTTTTTTACATTTGCTGGACCATGGTTGTTTCTTCCAAGATCTTGTTCGAATCAAAGGAAAAGATGTGCTCACACCAGTTTCTCGTATTCTTATTGGCAATCCGGGGTACACATACAAGTACCTGAACACAAGATTGTTTGCTGTTCCATGGCCTACAGAAGGTCATGAGATAGAGTACATCAATGAGAACATATCTGAAGCATGTCGAGCATTAAATAAACTCAACAACTTCTTGCACAATGAGGCAATTAGGGCTTTACAAGAACAGAATAATCTTcagccccaaaatctggaaaGTACTTCTGTAACAGATGTGCAACAAGATCTTCCTGGCTTTATGGAAGAGAAGGAGTTTATATTAGAAGATCAAACACGTTTCCATTCACAAGAGATTGAGTGTGCTAATCTAGAAAACAGAACATCTTATAATGTGACGTTAATAAATTTCATGGATCCGCAACAAATGCTCAGTTTGAAACAGGAGCCTTATTTTGGAATGGGGAAAATGGCTGTTAGTTGGCACCATGACGAGAACTTGGTTGAAAGGTCAACAGTGGCTGTGTACAGCTACAGCTGTAAAGGTAGGCACTGAAGAAGAGTGGTGATGAAATGCACAATTATTACctatatttttgaatatttttacatttgtatGGCTGCTTCATGTTTTATTTGGAAACTTATATATCTACACATTTGTCTGGAAAGGCAAGATTTGTCaagtattcttttattattttatgaagtCTTATACCTCTCACTGTCTctcatctttctttctccttctccattCAAGAAACATAAAATGGTGATGGTTGCATCAGCTGGCCCTGTTTGCAATATGCTAAGTGGGTTGAAGAAAATACTATATTAACTCACTGATACAAAGCCAGGAAACCAAAAATCTGTCAGATCTAGATGTATGTTCCCACAGGTGCACATTTCCAGTCTTGTAAAATGGTTTATTGTGGTTGACATCACCAATTTTATTAGAGCAATATGCCAAATACAGACGTACTCTTGCTTTCTGCTGATTTTACTGCTACTCTTTCTTTGTGAAGAAACTACTGAGCCGTCTTTGTACAAACGTGTTCTGTGCCTTTACTGACCTGTATTTGTTCTTTCCTAAGCATGTTGCCACTATTAATGTAAATACAGGACAAAGGAAAATGATTCATAACAAACTGCTAGATAATCCCAAGGCAGAAGACTGTTTACACTGCTGTATAGAAGGGGAAAGCTTTTCATCATGTTCAGTGGTAGCGTTATTAGCATGAATTGTGTTACTGGAAGTGGTGTGGCTAGTGCCCTGTGCATCAGACTGAACATTTAGCTCCCAGTCTGTTTTGCAATCTAAAGGAAGGGACAACAGAAATTAAAACTAAAGAAGTCTTCGAAGTTTCATGGATTTAAAAACTAGCAATAAAAGTAGATCCGAATGAAGCAGTTTTGAAACCtatttgtttttaatgctttttttcaaGGTTTATTTATGCTTGTAGTGAGGCATTATTTTTGTTCAGGATTAGTCTAGCATAGAGCTATAGGTGATGGGCTCCTGCGTAAATAGTAATTTACTGGATATGGGGCAGAACCCAGCAGTATTTTATAATTATAGCACAGCACTTCATTTTGCTAAATTAAAATACTTACAATAGCACGAAACTGTTACAATAGTTTCTCTGTACTGAGAATTACTCAATGTGCTTTGTTAATAGTCTCATTGTATTCTCTTCTGCCACAAGGGAAGCCAAATAATATGCAGAGGCAGGCCATTCAATTTAGAAATTGGAGGAACAAGTAACAATTTATAAGTAAGTTATTATTCAGAATGCTGGAGAAAGGTTAATTAACTAACAGTTGATTTTGGCAGCTTGTTTAAAACAATAAACACCATTTTTTGTATTCTGCTGTATTTGCTTTATTCTCTCCCAACCTCAGCTGAGGTGGAAAGTAGAGAAATTGTAAACAATACCAAGAAATATATGCCTACAAAATGTTGTGATGTATGTGTATGGATCACatgtcattttttgtttttggggggggaggttgttgtttttgtttttaataatttgaCAAATGATATCCCTAAGCataaatcagttaaaaaaaaaaagaaaaaaacaatgagGACAATTTAAGTTTGTATTTGGTTCAAAAGAACAAAAGTTATCCCTGCTACAAAGTCAATTATACGGAGGATCCAATAAAAGAAAACGAGAAGGCAAAAGTCATACACATTCCCAGAAAAACTAGAAATAAAAAATCATGGGGGTTTCCCAGTACCTGAATAAATTGTCCTCCTCCCTCCAATCCAAGGGCCACCCATGGTGGTTGTACTCTGCTGAAGCGGTCCACCAATGAATTCTGTGTTCCTGGAAGGTAGGTCACTTGGAGATGGGTGTTGTGATGACCAACCCATGACTAGATCCGGAGGGCTTCCTTGCAGAGAACATATGAGCCCGTGCTTCTCTGCTtttttatgtagaacatggcctactgtttgtccatctggatcaataTTCTCTTGCCTGATAATAGGTAAGAAAAAGCCCTTGCAGTACAATGGATGGCTCACAGCTCTAGAAGGGTGATCTGCAGATAATTTTCCACTGGGAACATGAACCTTGGATACATGCTGCCTTgatgtgtgctccccatcccttggtgGAAGTGTCGATAGGCAGGGTCACTTACTTGATGCTCTAAAATGTGAAATGAGAGACCTGCCCAGAATCTGTGTTCATCCTTAACTGAAGGGGATGCTTTCTTCTTGGTGGCTAAATAGATGTGATGGGATAACAGGTGATAGAGCTGATCAAATCAGAGGAATTACATGCATTGCTATAGCCATTTGTCTAAAAAGAACCAGAACCAATCTCACTGATGCTTAGTCTTGCTGTAAAGAAGACcttactagacctatcagcaatGCAGCTCATTCAATGGAGAGAAATACATTCCTCTGAAGAAAATCTATCCAAACTCCTGATTTATTTGAGATGGGATCAAGTTGAACTTGGAGAAGTTTACCAGGAATTCCAGAAAATAGAGAAGTCAGGTGGTTGTTTTTTGGAACTCCTGTCAAGGATGGATCTGTtaccaaccaatcgtccagataagggaatatgTAGATTCCTTTTTGATGAAGTTGTGCAATCTACTACAAGGCATTCTGTGAACAATTTTGTGGCTGTCTAGATGCCAAAAGGAAGCACTTTTTACTAGTAGTGTATATCTTTCACCATAAACCTGAGGAACTTCTGATGGGCATGATAAATGGGGATGTGTGCCTAAACATCCTTCAGATCTAGTGTGCACATCCAGTCTCTCAGCTGAATGTAGGGAAGAATCATCTGGAGGGAGTTCATCTTAAACCTCTCCAGAACCAACAACTTGTTCAGCCTCTGTAAATCCAGATTATGTCTCAAtcctcctgacttcttggggattagaaaatactGGGAAGTCatggaggagtcaagatggcaccTTAGCTGTGACTGTGCCCTTTTGACATTTGGTGGTGGCTGAATTGCTTATCCATAATGGTGAAACACATGGGGAAACTTCAGGTTTTCCCCTCTGAAGCCAGATTGGCACCTCCTCAAGGGTCACTAGACTCTTGTAACTGGGAGATGGCCTCACTGACATTGGGATGCCTCCATTGGGAGCAACAAAGGAGATAGATAGCTTACTGCCATTCCCCAGAAGTTATAGCCCTTTCCCCAGATGTGCAGTCTCCTCTTGTGGCTCTGACAGAGTCAGAATTGATGAGGACTCCTCGGTGCAGCTATGTATTATTGATGATCCCTTGACTATATTGTCAGAGGGGGAGAGTGCTGTGTCAGATACTGAAAAGATGGAAGCTCGAGGCAGGAACAAAGGAGGAATTTGGTTAAAAACAATTTGAATCTTCACAATAAATATGAGAGTTTGAAAATTTGATTAGATGTAGGACTCTGCACATGAATAGCAATCCTAAAAACGTAGTTGTTTCTGTATAGGATGTTTTTAAGGTTCTGGTTGCATCATTCCCtcctatttctaaaatatattatctcTTCTAGGATAAAAGGAATAACACTGGGGGGAACAGTCTCAACTGTCCTTCTACAGTCTTAATGGATCTGTTTTCTTGGAAAGGTCAGATTCTGATGCACCAGtgccagcaacatttttatttaatttacccTTAATTCAGAGTGGCTGTTTAAAACTTTCTTTAAATATGCCGATGTAGCCCACAACATacaagaaaatagaaaatatcttTTATTAATGAGGCCCAACTTAGTTCAGCCAGGAATTTCTTTTATATTGTGATTTCTGTGTAAATTTGTTATTAAGTATCAGGAtgttcattatggggtagattttaaaagaagcacgcgcgGCCTACCTGTGCGCAcactacccagcgcacacacatgtacacccgtttttataacttgcacatgcaggcgcgagcaagttataaaatcaggggtcggcacacgcaagggggtgcacgccgagccgcgctgccttcccccatttccttccccctaacttaacctttccaccccttcccctaaactttcctccccctagccatactctaaccccccaaaatttttaatttaacttttgcgcctgccggccgactgccagtacacaatcccaagcacagcggcaaatggctgctgtgcctggagcctctaacCCAACCCCGCCCCAggaccgccccgcccactccccgtcgctttagtaaagccctgggtcTTACACGCATCGCTggatcttttgaaaataggcccggcgcgcataaccttttaaaatccggccctatggttTTTTGACATCTCACATCTATTaactttggcctagattcatcattttgttataaatttCACATAAATAGTGcccgtgattaaaaaaaaaaaaaggggggtgtggTTAGGAAATGTTTTGAGTTACGGCAATGTGTGCTATTTTAGCACTTCACATAAATTAAACATGCATTGCCGTAAAATATCTCACAcctgagattttatttatttatttaaaactttttataccgacattcatttgcatatcacatcggtttacaaagaacgggTAAAACATagatttggaaaggaaaataaagttCCATGTAAAAGGAAGATAAAGGAACAAAGTGGGTGTAAGAGAGAACATAAAGGGGGTTAGGAGGACCAAGGAACGGTGTTTATAGATGAACTTGAGGCATAAAAATAAACTTGCATTTtgtagggatgggggggggggggggggacgacgggACTGGGAAGACTAGTACCAAAGGGAGTAGGAGGGTGAGGTTATGGGAATGCcagtttgaatagccaagtttttagttttttcttaaaagtccTTGTGCAATGTTCTTGGCACAGTTcagggggcatagagttccatatagATGGTCCAGCTATGGATAGCGCTCATTCTTTGGTGGAAATGTGTTGGGTaagtttgggagagggtgtgaAAAGGGATTCTTTGTAGTCTGCTCTGGTGGGTCAGTTGGAGATATGGTAATGTAAGGAATCGTTAAGCCAGTGAACATTCTGGTTGTGGAGAGTTTTGTGAATAATTGTTAGACTCTTATGGAGAATTGTAGaggggattgggagccaatggaggtctttaagaattGGCGTAATATGTTCTTTTCTGCGGgtgttggtaaggattctagccgcagcgttttgcagcatttggaggggtttgatggtagtTGTGGGCAGGCCTAAGAGTAGTGTGTTACCCTATTAATCATACATAGGGATAAAATCCATGTCAACTTTCATATAGattgtattattgaaacatgtaattGAAACTATTTTGGCACCTTGTAAGATAGCGTCCCACAAACTGAACATTAAAGatatgtgcctctctgtaaaccattgtgatggtgcatgaccaaacgacagtatagaaaagattttaaataaataaataaatagtcaattTTAGTGAGTAATGTAGCTTGAAGGACTGTCCGAAAGTCTTTGTGATGAAGGAGGGGGTCTTAGTTTCTTTAGAACCTGAAGTTTGtaaaagcaatctttggtggtgttgttgatgaatttttttagattgagttggcTGTCTAAcatgatgcctaggtctcttacatgctgTGAGAAAGTAAAGGAGGGGTCTGAAGGAGTGGGGTTGTAGTGATCCGGAGAGATgataaggagctctgttttggaagtgttgaggGCAAGATTGAGGTTAGTGAGTAGGTGGTTGATTGAagtgaggcagttttcccaggtcTTGAGGGATTTAGGTaaggattctgtgatggggatgaggatttggacatcgtccgcataaatatAATGTGTAAGACCTAGGTCACAAGGAGTTGACATGGGGCAGGAGGTAAACATTGAAAAGGGTCggagagagggatgagccttgggcaGCACCTTGAATTAAGTTAATGGGGTTAGAATCGTGATTgcctattctgaccttgtagtgtCTAATGTTGAGGAAGGATGCAAACCAACTAAGGGCTGTTCCGGTGATGCCTATTTCAGAAAGACGATCTATTAGAATGTTGTGACTGATGGTGTCAAAAGCGGATGAAATGTCTAGCATAGCTAGAATGTAAGATTGGCCCTTGTCTTATCCTTTGAGTAGGGTATCTGTGAGGGATATTAGAAAGGTTTCTGTGTTGAAGaatttatggaagccaaattgggacGGGAATAGAATATTATGTTTTTCCAGGTTAACTACCCTTTCCATAAGTTTTGCTAGGAACTGAAGGTTAGAGATTGGCCAGAGGTTTGAAGGGTCTGATGGGTCTAAGTTCGgtttctttaaaatgggtttgaAGATAGCTTGTTTCAAAGCTGTAGGAACAGATCcgagggagagggagcagttgataatttctgctaGTGGGATCTGGGATggtcaaaaaatattttgtagggatggtgtcagatgggtgtgaagatggtttcattttctttatcaATGACTCTATTTCAGAAGCGGAGGTGGTTTCGAAAGAGTCCAGGGTGATAATAGGATTTTTAGGGATGACATTGGGGTGAGGGGTGGATGTTGGGAATCGTAACATAAGCTTGGCAATTTTGTTATGGAAAAAGTCCGCT belongs to Rhinatrema bivittatum chromosome 7, aRhiBiv1.1, whole genome shotgun sequence and includes:
- the FTO gene encoding alpha-ketoglutarate-dependent dioxygenase FTO isoform X2, with translation MKRTENREKEKEAKKQKLLEQLGDRWLPYFTPCDAEFHQLWKTKYSKLILREASKVSEELHQEVQNAFLHLLDHGCFFQDLVRIKGKDVLTPVSRILIGNPGYTYKYLNTRLFAVPWPTEGHEIEYINENISEACRALNKLNNFLHNEAIRALQEQNNLQPQNLESTSVTDVQQDLPGFMEEKEFILEDQTRFHSQEIECANLENRTSYNVTLINFMDPQQMLSLKQEPYFGMGKMAVSWHHDENLVERSTVAVYSYSCKDPLIDKMKEKDQKGRDPAIWHVGLKIAWDITTPGLAVPLYPGDCYFMLDDLNMTHQHCVLSGLQPRFSSTHRVAECSTGTLEYIFAQCLLALQNSEHKPDSGNINLKSLENTVVQHTEKIHNEVEFEWLRQFWFQGNRYRKCSNWWYNPMRKLEDFWKEMEFVPLRETEENVNWECLFG